In Sorangium aterium, the genomic stretch CCGGCGTGATCGTCAGCCCCACCCCGGGCCCGCGCAGCGTGATGAACCGCGAGGGCCCGATCATCGACGGCCCCGCCAGCCCCACGAGCGAGCTGCCCATCCTTGCCACCCCGGTGAACCACTGGCCCGCGCTGCTCACGCGCCGCTCCCAGCCCTTCGCCCCCAGCGCGTAGTGCTCGGCGACGCCGGTGCGGCCCGTGGTGCCCGTCGCGATCAGGTCGAGCTGGTCGGGATAACGCCCGTGGACGTCCATCACCGACACCCACCACCCCGGCAGGCGCAGGCGCTTCGGGAACTCGATCTTCCCGTCCTTCAGCACGCCGACCGCGGCGGCCACGTCCGTCTGCTCCCCCTCGAGCATCGTCAGGTTGGAGGTCGATACGAGCAGCGCCCCCTCCACCGGGTGCAGCCGCAGCTCGACGTCCGCCGGGATCTGCGCCACCGGCGCGAACGCCGACTTCGGCGGCGGCGCCGGCTTCGCCGCCTCGTCCGCCTTCACCCCGCCCGCCGCGCCTGCGGTGCTCGATGCGCCCGCCGCGCTTGCCGGACCCGCCGCGCCCGGCCCCTGCGCTGCGGCCTCCGCGCGCGGCCCGTCCGCGGCCTGCGGCGCAGGCACAGGGCCGCACCCCGCCATCGCCATCACGAGCCCGCCCAGCCCCCACCACGCCCTTCGCCCGCTCATCGCTCGTCCTCCTCCAGGCACGGCCGCGCCGGACTGCCGCGCCGCGCTCGCACGCTCTCCATCCTCGACCCCGCCGGCTGCTCCGCCGCCCACCACCCCGGACCATTCGCCGCGCCGGCCTGCTCCCCTCGCGCCGATCCCTCGTCCGCTCACGGCGCGAGCCTCCCCGACGCCACCCGGATCTCGCCCTCGATCTCCGCGTCGCGCAGGTCCACCCCGTTCGGGTGCGCCACCCGCTGGTAGGCCACCTGCCACGCGATCGCCCGCCCCTCGCCGGCGGCACCGACGTCGAGCTCCACCGTCACGGGCTCCGCGTGCACCCGATCGTCGGCCACGAGCTTCCGCCCGATGGCCCCGGGCCGCAGCGCGAAGTGCCGTGTCAGGTAGCGCTCGGCTTGCCCCAGCACGAGCTCGTCGGGCCCGAGCGCCTCGGCCGACACCTCGAGCCTCCGGAACAGATCCCCCGTCGGGAACGCGTGCCCCGCGTTCGCGGGCGCGAGCGTCACCGCCACGCGCGTCGCCGAGAGCCGCCGCGCCGTCACCGCGACGGCGCCCCGCACGAGCGCCTCGTCCCGCGATCCTGCGAACCCATGGCCGCGCCGCCCCGCCGGCCCGCGCGGCATGTGGCACGCCGCGCAGGGCTGATCCGCGGCCGGCGACGCGCGGTGCTCGATGACGGTCGACTGCATCAGCTCCGCGGCCGATCGCCCTCGCGCCGTGGGGAACGCGAACTCGTGGCAGGCCGCGCACGCGTCCGCGCCCCCGAACCGCGCGTCCCGGATCACCGCGTGCGGCGCCGCCGGCGGAGCCCCGCGCCCCGCCCACGGCGCCGCGAGCACCGGCGCCGCCGCCTCCCCCGCGAGCCCGCCCTCGCCGTCGCTGGTCACGTGGCACGTCACGCACCCCACCCCGAGCGCCCCGAGCGCCTCCGGCTCTGGCTCCTCCGGCCTCGCCTCGGGCGCGTGGCAGGCCCGGCAGAACGGCATCGGCTCGATCGCGAACGCCCGCCGGTAGGCCGGCTCGGTGTTCGCCCGGTGGTGGAGCGACGCGCGCCACTCCCGCGCCACCTCCTCGTGGCACCCCTCGCAGGCCTGGTTCGCGACCACCGCCGCCCCGAGCCGCGCCCGCGCCGGCCTCGGCATGGGCACCCGCGCCGCCTCCGCGGCCCCAGGCAGGGCGCCGCCGGACGGCGCCTCGACGTCGCCTGCCGGCCGCGCGGGCGCGTCCGGCGCGGCAGCGCACGCGCCCGCGAGGGCGCCCGCGATCAGCAAGCCAGGGCCAGGTGCACAGCGCCGCACAGCGATCATTGCGGCTACAACACCCCCGACGCTGCGTCATCCCCGAGGCACCCGCGCGACGCCTGCCGCTCTGCCGCCGTTTCGCGCCGATTCGCACCGTTCCGCCGCCGCAAGCGGCGTGGCGCCGTAAGATCCCGGGGGCTCCCGTGTTTCCATGCCCATGCACGCGCTCGTTCTGCTCCTGTGCCCCCTGCTGCTCCTCGCCACGGCCTGCGCCGCCAGGGAGCCCGACCCGGCGGATCGCCCTCGCCCGGGCGCTGACAACCCCTGCGCGCCGGGGGGGACGCCTCGGCCTCCCCGCAAGCACGTCGTGGCCACCACGGTCACGCCGGACGGCCAGATCGTCGACTGGATCCCCATCGAGTCCCAGACGCCCGACGGCAAGATCGCCACGCCTCCCGCGGGGCCGACGGCGCCGGAGGGAGCCAGCCCCCCGCCGCCGGCGAGCCCGGATGGCGCTGCGCCGGCGCGGTCTCCGGACGCGGCTACCGTTCAGCTCGGGCCGAGAGGCCCCGCCGGCACGGTGCCGGTGCTGCGCCCCCGGAGGCTGCAGTGCGACTGCTTGCCCGGGTATGTCCAGCAAGCCGACGGCTCGTGCGCAGCGCTTGCGTCGCACTGCTCGGGCGAGGGAGGGATGGCGTCGAGCAAGTCGTTCACGACCTGCTGCCCGGGTCTCACGCCCATCGCGAGCATGGAGCGCGTCGACGGTGCGTGCGTGACAACGGCGCCCGACGCGCACCTCTGCGCGAGATGCGGCGACGGCGCCTGCGGCGCGGGTGAGAACGACTGCAATTGTCCGGGCGACTGCGGTGGAGCCCGGCCCTGAGCGACGATTGGCTCATCCGGCATACAAGCCGCGCGTGCGGCCGCACAGGCGCACGAGGCCGAGCAGGCTATCGATGGTCGGCGTCGGCACGCCGGTCAGCTTGCCTATCTCATGGACCACGGTCACCAGCGCATCGATCTCCAGCGACTTGCCCGCTTCCGCGTCCTGCAGCATCGATGTCTTGAACGCGCCGAGCCTGCGCGTGACCTCCATCCGGTCTTCTCCGCTCTGCGCGATCGGGCAACCGATCCTATCGCCGATCGCCGCCGCTTCCTGCATCGCGTGAAGGCAGAAGCCGCGCACCAGCGGATCGTCGAGTATCCGATCGCACGTCGCTCCGGTGAGCACAGACACCGGGTTCATCGTCATGTTGCCCCACAGCTTGTACCAGATGTCGGTCCGGATGTCGGCGCTGGCCTTGGCCTCGAAGCCGGCGCGCCGCAGCAGCTCGACAAGCGCGCTCACCCGGTCCGAATGTCCGCCGGCCGGCTCGCCGAGGAGCAGGTGGTTGCCGGGGCCGACGCGCACCAGCCCCGGTTCCGGGCTTGAACCCGACAGGTGCACGACGCAGCCGATCACCTGGCGGAGCCGGATGGCGCGCGGCACGACGTCGCCGGGATCGAGCGACTGGAGCCGAGCTCCGGCATACGGCACGTTCTCGGGGGCGAAGAACCACCACGGCACGCCGTTCATCGCGGGGACGACGATCGTGTCCTCGCGGAGCAGCGGCGCGATGCGCGCGGCGACGTCGGCAAGCGCGGTGGCCTTGACCGCGATGATCACGACGTCCTGCGCGCCGAGCGCGGCCGGATCCTGCGCCGCGCGGATCGGCACGCGGGTGATCTCTCCATCGACTTGCAGCAGCAAGCCGCGCCTCTGCAAGGCGGCGAGGTTCTCTCCGCGCGCGACGGCGCTGACGTCGCAGCCGGCCGTCGCCAGCCGGGCGCCCAGCAAGCCGCCGATGGATCCGAAGCCGTAAACAGCAATTTTCATGATGTTGCTGCATCCTATCGCTGCGGACCGTCGGTTGCCTCCTCGCCCGCCGCCGCCGTTCGCGGCGCACCGCGGCAAGCCCGTTCCTGGCCAGGCGGAGCTCGCGATCGACGTGCTGTGCCGTTCGGTCACCTCGGCCCTTGCGGCGCGAGGCGAGCTGACGATGATGGGCGCGCCCGATCGGCACACCATCCGGGGCGCTTGGAGGAGCTTGCTTATGAAGGCCAGGTATTCGCTCGTTGTCTCTTGGATTGTGCTCGTTGCGGCGAACGGCTGCGGCGGCGACGACCCGCTCGAGTCGGAGGGCGGAGGTGGATCCTCCAGTGATGTCGGGGCCGGCGAGTCGAGCGGCTCTGCGGGCAGCGTGGGTACCACGACCTCGAGCGGCACCAGCGCGGGCAGCGCGGGCGCGGGCGCGAGCAGCGCCACGGCGGGGAGCGGCAGCGGCAGCGGCGGCGCTGCGGCGGGGAGCGGCAGCGGCGGCGCCGGGGCGGGCGGCGCCGGGGCGGGCGGCGCCGGGGCGGGCGGCGCCGGAGCAGGCGGCGCCGGAGCAGGCGGCGGTGATGACGTGTCGGCCGTCTGCCCGGGCGGCCCGTACGCGGCCAATCCGCTGCCGGCGAACGGCAGGCCGCAGCTGGTCAGAGGGGGGTTCACGTACGTCGAGGGCCCGGTCTGGGTCGCCGAGCTCGGGGCGCTGTTCTTCTCGGAGATCAACATGCAGTCGCAGAACACTCCGCCCCTCAACGGCCCGAAGGCGAAGATCCAGAAGCTCACGCCGCCGGGCACGATCGAGGTGTTCCTCGAGAACAGCGGGACGAACGGGCTCGGCCTCCACAGCGACGGGAACCTCATCGCATGTACCCACGACACGCGCAGCATCTCCGTGTTCGATCTCGGCACGAAGGCGCGGCGCGAGGTCGCCGGGTCGTACATGGGCAAGCGGTTCAGCTCCCCGAACGATGTCGTCGCGCGGAGCGACGGCAACGTCTACTTCACCGATCCCGATTTTCAGCTCAGCGCCGGCAGGCCGGAGCTGCCGACAGCAGCTTACCGCGTGTCCCCGTCGGGCGCGGTGAGCCTCATCGGCACGCTGGAAACCCCCAACGGCGTCGCGCTCTCGCCGGACGAGAGCGTGCTGTACGTGACCGAGTTCACCCCCGGCCGGATCCGTCGTTATCCGCTGAGCGCCGAAGGAGCGCCCGGCGCCTCGTCCGATTTCGCAGCGAACCTGCCGAAGGCCGACGGCATGGGCGTCGACTGCGCGGGCAATATCTACATCGCGTGGCGCGACGGCATGGATGTCCTCGCGCCGAGCGGCGCGAGGCTCGGCTCGATCACGGGGATGGGCGAGGTGTCGAACGTCGCGTTCGGCGGGGCCGATCGAAAGACCCTTTACATCACGGCGGGCGCGTCGCTCTACGCGATGGAGATGAACATCCCCGGATATCCTAACTGAACTTTGCTGGACGCGGGCCGCCGGTGCTCAACCGCGCCGGCGTTCCAGCTGCGAGCGCCCGGCGGCTCGTCCCCGCGCGCGAGCACGTATTCTGGGAAATCCGTGATAGCTTGATCGACGCGGAACACCGAGCGGGCGATAGCGCTTGACCGGTCTGGCGGCCCGGCGTAGGTCACGATGTTCGAGGGACTCGAGCCAGTGTGCATGGGAGTGGTTGTCGCCGAGACGCTCGCCGCGCAGCATATCGAGCGCGACGCCGAACGCAGCCTCGACGCGGCGCTCGCCCTGGCGACCACATTGCATGAGCTAGGGCAGCGCGAGCGCTACCGGCGTCTGCTCGAACGCGCGATCGAGCAGGCGGATCGCGCGCTGGCCGCCGCCGAGCAGGAGCGCGCCGCCCTCCAGGAACTTGAAGTCGCCGCTGGGACAGAGCGAATGCTCGCGACGGCGAGCGGCGCCCGTTCGACGCTGGCGCGGGCTCACGCGGCGCGGGCAGCAGACGCGCTCCACGGAGCGGGCCAGCTCTCGTTGAGCGCGCAGCGCGCTCCGACGCGCGACGCTTGCGACGACGGGTGGCGGCGCGTGGAGGCGATCGTGGCCGTCGCAGAGGCCTCGGCCCGCGCGGCCGCGATCAGCGCGTCAGAGCTCGAGGGCGGCTCTCCGCGGTCCAAGGTCGCCCGCGCGGCGCGCGCGGCGGCTCACGAGGCCGAGGCCGCCGCTCGCGCCGCGCGCAGGATCGTCGAGGAGCGAAACCACGCGTATACGTTCCACACGGACAGCGGCTTTTCGTTCGGCGAGGGGTGGTATGTCGCCGCGGCCGCCGTCCTCGCGGGCGCGGCCATCCAGGTCGAGCCAGGCAAGCCGGGGACACCGCAAGCCGAGGCGTTTCTGCGCGATGCTGGCCTGAGCGATCACCTTCAGACGCACCGCTCGCGCCCGCGCGCGGTGAAGCAGACGACGGAGATCGTCGCGCGCGCCTTCAAGGCCGAGCCGTCGTCCGCCCAGCGGAGGCTCCGCGCGGCGTTCCTCGGGGACGCGCCGATTCCGGGATCGGTGATCGCCTGGGTCGATCGCAGGCTCGCGGAAGCGCGCGCGGGAGAGTCACGCCGGAAGAAGGTGCTGCTCTGGATCCGCGAGGGGCTCCATCACCCGCACCGCAACACGACGCTCGCCGAGCTCCTGGAGCTGACGGACCTCGTTCAACGTGCAGGGCTCGTGCCTGTCTTGACCGGCGACGCGCTTCGAGGCGCACAGGTCCCCGACGGCGCGGTCGACATGACGCTCTTCTGGAAGGACCCCACCTTCCGGCAGCTCGACATGCGCCGGGCGCAGCTGCAGTTCTTCGAGCACTTGAAGCGCACGCACGACCTCGTCGGTCAGCTCGGCGTCACGACTGCAGGCATGGATGGGCCCGCGCTCATGGGGCTTCCCACGATGTATCTCACCGACGTGTCGAACGTGCGCATGCGGGAGTGGGTCGGCGCGGTGCCGGGATACCAGGAGATCGTGCGCGAGGGGGGGTATCTCGAGCGCGTCAGCCGTGTGTTGTCCGAATGGGCCTCAGCCTCGTAAGGGGACGACGATTCCCTCGGACTGTAGGTGGTGAGGTGCTTTGGCCGAAGGTGAGGTCTTTTTAGCCGCCAAGACGCCATAAGACGCCAAGGAAATTTAAGAATCTTGGCGTCTTATGGCGTCTTGGCGGCTCCATCATGAAGAATCTTGGCGTCTTATGGCGTCTTGGCGGCTCCATCATTTCGGCAAGATCGGGTAGGTACCCCACCACCGGCCTGCAGAGGGAACCCCGGATCCGACCGATTCAGCAGAAACGTGTCAGAGCACGAGGAGGAGGTCGTCGAGCGTCAAGGGGCGCCGCCGCCTGCGGTGCCGCTGCCGCCCCCGCCGCCGGTGCCGAGCGGGGTGTCGTCGCCGCTGCAGTCCTGATCGATGCTGTCACCTGCCACGTCCGTCGCCCCGGGGTGGATGTCCGGATCGCCGTCGTCGCAGTCCTCCTCGGGCCCGTAGCCCTCGCATGTCGCCTGGTAGCCGTCGCCGTCGCTGTCGGTCGCCGGCCCGTCGCACGGGGGCATGCCGTAGCAGGCCATCAGCGTGACAGCCATCATGCCGCCCGACGCCACCGCGAGCAGCCTGCTCGCCATCCCGTGGCGCGCCTGCGCGCAGGTGACGCGCTCGGCCGTGGCCGTCGCGCCGCAATGCGGGCAGGCGGAAGCGCCCGGGGGAACGAAGCCATCGCAGCAAGGACAAGCGCCGAGGGTGAGCATGAGGATCTCCGCCTTTGAGCCATGCGGCCGAGCCCTGGCGCACGTCGGAAGGCCGAGCCAGGGAGGTCGAACCCTCCCATTCTATGGCGAGGCGCCCAGGCGCCACGCAAGGAAAATGGAGGGGAATGGCGCAGCGGCCCGGCGCGCGCGTGCACAGGTCACCATCCCCCGCGCGTCGAAAGGGCGCAGGAGCGCAGGAGCCGGCGGCGGACTTCGCGGTAGGCTCGGGCATGGCGCTGCGCCGTCTCGATGTGGTTCCCGGCGAGTATTTCCCGGCGTACGTCGTCTGGGAGCTGACGCTCCGCTGCGATCAGCCCTGTCGGCACTGCGGCTCCCGGGCAGGGGCTGCGCGGCCCTCGGAGCTCGGCACCGAGGAGGCGCTGGGCGTGGTGCGGCAGCTCGCGGCGATGGGCGCCCGCGAGGTGGTGCTCATCGGCGGCGAGGCCTACCTGCACGACGGCTTTCTGGAGATCATCGCGGCGCTCAAGGCCGCGGGCGTGCGGCCGACCATGACCACCGGGGGGCGCGGGATCACCGCGGAGATCGCGGCGCAGATGAAGGAGGCCGGCCTGCACAGCGTCTCGGTCAGCGTCGACGGGCTGGAGCGCGCCCACGACCTCATCCGCAAGGCCCCGGGCAGCCACCGGAGCGCGCTCTCGGCGCTCGGGCACCTCCGGGGCGCGGGGCTGCTCACCGCGGCCAACACCAACCTCAACCGGGTGAACCAGGGCGATCTAGAGGCGCTCTACGACCTGCTCCGGGAGCAGGGGATCAAGGCGTGGCAGGTGCAGATCACCGCGGCGCTCGGGCGCGCGGCCGACAGGCCGGCGATGTTGCTCCAGCCCTACGATCTGCTCGACGTGCTCCCGCGCATCGCCGCGCTGAAGCGGCGGGCCTTCCAGGACGGGATCACGGTGATGCCCGGCAACAACCTGGGCTACTTCGGCCCGGAGGAGGCGCTCTTGCGCTCGCTGCGCGAGGGCGGCCGCGACCACTTTCGCGGCTGTCAGGCCGGGAAGCTGGTGCTGGGGATCGAGTCCGACGGCGCGGTGAAGGGCTGCCCGTCGCTCCAGAGCGATGCGTACGTGGGCGGCAACCTGCGCGGGCGCGCGCTCCAGGAGATCTGGGACGAGGCGCCGCGCCTCGCGTTCGCGAGGGCGCGCACGGCCGACGATCTCTGGGGCTTCTGCCGGAGCTGCGCGTTCGCGGAGGTGTGCATGGGCGGGTGCAGCTTCACGGCGCACGCGCTCTTCGGGCGGCCGGGGAACAACCCGTACTGCCACTTCCGCGCGCGCACGCTGGCCGCGCAGGGCAAGCGCGAGCGCCTCGTGCCGGCCGAGCCGGCCGCGGGGAGGCCGTTCGACAACGGGCTGTTCGAGCTCGTGCTGGAGGATCTCGACGGCCCCGATCCCGGGCTCGATTCCCCGGAGCGGCTGGTCCAGCTCACGCGCAAGCCGCGGCCCTCGAGCTGAGTTTGCTAAGGTTCCGGGATGGTCCGACCGGTCACCCGTCGAGCGTTCCTCCACGCCAGCTGCTGCGCTGCTGGAATTGCCGCCTTCGATGGGATCGCCATCGAACCTTCGTGGCTCGATGTCGCCGAGCACGATGTCCCGATTCCGCGGCTCCCGGCCGCGCTTCAGGGGTTTCGGATCGCTCACCTCTCCGACATCCACCTGCGCGCGCTCGGCGGTGTGCACGAGAAGGCCATCGACGCCATCCGCAGGCTGGCGCCCGATCTCGTCGTGCTGACCGGCGACTCGATCGAGGGCGAGGGCTCGCTCGGCGCGCTGGAGGAGTTCTGCCGCAGGCTCGCCGCGCCGGGGCGGGAGGTCCTCGCCACCGTCGGCAACTGGGAACACTGGGGGCACGTCCCCTTGCAAAGGCTGAGCGAGGTGTACGCGCGCGCCGGAGCCAGGCTCCTCGGGAACGAGTCGGTGCTGCTGAAGCGCGGCCTCTCCGTCGTCGCGACGGACGATTTCTGCAGCGGGAACCACGACCTGCGCGCCGCCCTGACGAACGTGCCATCCGCTCCGGCTCGGCTCTTTCTCACGCACGCGCCCGGCATCTTCGAGGCGCTCTCTCCCGGCGCGCCGCGCTTCGACCTGGGCCTCGCGGGGCATACGCATGGAGGGCAGATCCGAGCGCTCGGAACGGCGGTGTGGGTTCCGCCTGGATCGGGCCGATTTCGCTCGGGTATGTACGACACGGCCCATGGCAGGGTGTACGTGAGCCGCGGTGTCGGCACGAGCGTCTTGCCTGTGCGGTTCACGTGCCGGCCAGAGCTCCCCGTGTTCCGGCTGATCGCCGGGTGACGTCCTGCCCGACGACGGATGTCCGGGGGGTGAGCCGCCGCAGTCCGTCAGTCGCGCTTCGGTTCTGCGGAGAGCGCGTCCAGGCGGCACGCGACCGACAGCGAGAGCCCCACCTCGACGAGCGAGATGGGCCGCTGCTCGATGGCTCCCGGCGGCGCGCAGTCCACGAGCGAGAGCGGCGCCGACGCCGCCTGCGCCGCCTCCGCGAACGACCGAGCCCTCCGGACCCATTGCTCGGTCAGCTGCGCGCGGTGCCCCTCCGGCTCCTTCACCTCGGCCCGAGGCTGCCCGAAGGTGGCCCCGCGCCGCCCGTCCTTCGCGGCCTGGACCGCGGCGCTCACGTCGCGCCGGACCTGCGCCACGGCCGCGGCCAGCCGGCTCCTCGCCCAGAAGTCGAGCTCGGGGGCGAGGCGTACCTCGATCACGCCGTCGACGGCGGCCGATACGGCGTCGCCATCGCTCTCTGCCTTGTCGGGGAAGACTGCGGTGAACGATGCGCCAAGCATCTTCACCGTGGATGCGCCGGCGGTCGCCTCCGTGAGCTGTCGCCCCAGGTCCTCCACCGAAGCCTTCGCCGCGGTGAGGGCGCGCTGCGGATCGGCGTCGGTCTCCTGGAGCGCGAAGCTGAGGACGAGCACGTCGGGGCGGACGACCAGATCGGCCTGGACCGCCCCCCGACTGGGCAACGCCGGCGCGGGCAGCATGCTGGGCATGCTCGCCGACGTGGAGCCCAGGCTCGACGCGTAGGAGGGGGAGAGGGCCGCGCCGGGCGCCGCCCCGGATGCGCCCCCGCAACCGGCCAGGAGGGCGAGGGCGAAAACCGCGGTTCGCATCGGGGGCCGACGCTATCACGCGCATCGAAACCCAGCAATCGTACGGCCGGGTTGGATCCGCTGTGCACGATCTGGAAGGCGTGCCGCCGTGCCATCCGCGACGTCGACGCGGGACCTTCGGTACGGGAGGCGTGACGCGAGCGCATGGCGCGTGCGTGCGCCGGGTCATCGACGTGAAGCTTGCCGCCTTTTATCCCACCCGCCCGATCACCGTGGGGCCTTCTGGGCATATAGGACGGCCACTTTCTGACGCCTGCTGCAGGCACCGCCAAGGGGTTGCACTCCTGGGATGGAGGATTTTTGTGATGAACAGGGCACGAGCTTCGACCGTCGGCATATTGCTCGCGTTTCTCCTGGTGGGTTGCGGTTCTTCGAGCGGCCCGGAAGAACCCGAGAGCTCGGGCGGCCCGGGTGCGGGTGCGGGCAGTAGCGGGAGCACGGGCGGCAACGGGAGTACGAGCGGCAACGGGAGCACGAGCGGCACCGGGAGCACGAGCGGCAACGGGAGCGCGACGACAGGCAGCGGCGAAGGGACGGGTGGCGCGACGGGTTCGAGCGGTGCCGGCGGCGATCCGGGTGGAGACGGGGGTTCTGGCGGCTCGTCCACCGGGACCGGCGGTGACCCCGACGTGGTCGAGCCCACGCTGATCACCTCGGGCGCGAACGAGTACTGGAAGATCGGGACGCCGACGGAAGTGACGAGCGGCAATGCCGACGTGACCGTCGATGACGCGGCAACGCAGCAGCGATGGGATGGCTTCGGCGGCTCGTTCAACGAGATGGGCTGGAACATGCTCTCGATGCTCAGCGAGTCCGACCGGCAGCGAGCCATCAAGCTTCTCTTCGACAAGGACGAGGGCGCAGGGTTCGCCTACGGGCGCATCCCCATGGGGGCCAGCGACTATGCGATGGATCGCTATAGCCTCGACGAGAAGAAGGATGATTTCACGATGGAGAGCTTCTCCATCGCGCGGGACAAGGAGAAATTGATCCCGTACATCAAGGCGGCGCTCGCCGTGAGGCCCGGCCTCCACCTCTGGGCCAGCCCCTGGACGCCCCCCACCTGGATGAAGAGCAACGGCGCCTTCGACGGTGGCAAGATGAAGGACGACGCGAACACCCTGAAGGCACATGCCCTGTACTTCGCGAAGTTCGTGGAGGCGTACGCCGCAGAGGGCATGACCATCGAGGCGGTCCACCCCCAGAACGAGCCGACCTACGAGACGAGGTATCCGAGCTGCGCGTGGACGGGGCAGCTCATGGCCAAGTTCATCGGCACCTACCTCGGGCCGCTGTTCGAAGAGCGCGGGATCAAGGCTCAGATCTTCCTCGGCACGATGTCCAATGACGCGGCGGACCCGGGGATCCTCAGCGCCGTGACCGGCGATGCCACCGCGATGAAGTACGTCAAGGGCTTCGGGCTGCAGTGGAACATGCGGGGCAGCGCAGCCGGCCTGAAATCGCGCAACCTGCCGATCGTGCAAACGGAGCACCAGTGCGGCAACTACAACTGGAACCCGCCGGGGGTGCCGGTGTTCAACCCGACCACGGCAGCGAACGATCACGCCTACGGGCAGGAGAGCTGGGGGCTCATCCGCGACTGGATCAAGGCGGGGGTGAACTCGTACAACGCGTGGAACATGGTGCTGGACCCAGTGGGCAAGAACATCGACTCGCAGCGGCCGTGGCCCCAGAACGCGCTCCTCAACGTGAAAGCCGACACGAAGGAGCTGATACTGACCCCTGCCTACTACGTCTTCCGCCACGTCTCCCAGTACGTCGATCCTGGAGCGATGCGCGTCAACACGACCGGCGGGGACGCGCTGGCCTTCAAGAACCCTGACGGCACCATCGTCACGGTCATCTACAACTCCGGCAGCTCCGCGAAGACGACCACCCTCAGCGTGGCCTCCAAGAAGCTCCAGTTCAGCGTCCCTGCCCGCGGCTGGGCCACCGTCAACTGGAAGTGAGCCGCGCGCGACCCGACCCGGGTTGACCTGTCGCGGCCCGAAGCTGTCGACAGCCTCCCGGGAGAGGTGAAGCTTAAACCGGAGGGTGTCGACAGCCTCCCGGGAGAGGTGAAGCTTAAACCGGAGGGTGTCGACAGCCTCCCGGGAGAGGTGAAGCTTAAACCGGAGGGTGTCGACAGCCTCCCGGGAGAGGTGAAGCTTAAACCGGAGGGTGTCGACAGCCTCCCGGGAGAGGTGAATCTCAAACCGGAGGGTGTCGACGCTCCGCAGCGTCGCCGCGCTCGGCCTTGCGAGCCTCCGGCCCCGGGGCGCTATGATCGCCCTCCATGGACGCCGCTTCCTTCCTCGCCGAGCTCGAGCCGCAAACGCACCACGACCGTGTCCGCCGCGTGGTGGAGCTGGGCCGCGCCGCCGCGCGCGGCGACGCCGGCGCAAGCGCGCTCCTCGGCGCGCTCTGGAAGAGCGCTCAGCCCTACGAGCGCCTCCTCGCGTTGATGAGCGTCTACGGCTCGGGCGACGGCGCGCGCGTCGTCGCGGCCGTCTCCGACCCGTCCCGCTCCGTGCGGCGGCGCGCAAGCCGCATGATCGCCCGCTTCTGCGACGACGCGCAGGCGCTCGCGGCGCTCGGCGCCCTCCTCGAGCGGCGCACCCTCCGGCGCACCGTCGCCCAGCTCGCGCGGCGGAAGCGCCAGGCCGCCGTGGACGCCTTCCTCGGCGCGCGCATGCAGGCGGGGCGCGATCCCCTGATCGTAGATCTGCTCCCGTTCGGCTCCGAGGCGCTCGTGTCGGCGCACCGGCGCGCCATCGACGAGGCGGGCGGCCCGAGCTGCCTCGATCGGCTCGGCGTGAGGCACCCCGCGGCCGCGGCGCGCTGG encodes the following:
- a CDS encoding multiheme c-type cytochrome, producing the protein MLIAGALAGACAAAPDAPARPAGDVEAPSGGALPGAAEAARVPMPRPARARLGAAVVANQACEGCHEEVAREWRASLHHRANTEPAYRRAFAIEPMPFCRACHAPEARPEEPEPEALGALGVGCVTCHVTSDGEGGLAGEAAAPVLAAPWAGRGAPPAAPHAVIRDARFGGADACAACHEFAFPTARGRSAAELMQSTVIEHRASPAADQPCAACHMPRGPAGRRGHGFAGSRDEALVRGAVAVTARRLSATRVAVTLAPANAGHAFPTGDLFRRLEVSAEALGPDELVLGQAERYLTRHFALRPGAIGRKLVADDRVHAEPVTVELDVGAAGEGRAIAWQVAYQRVAHPNGVDLRDAEIEGEIRVASGRLAP
- a CDS encoding 2-dehydropantoate 2-reductase, with the translated sequence MKIAVYGFGSIGGLLGARLATAGCDVSAVARGENLAALQRRGLLLQVDGEITRVPIRAAQDPAALGAQDVVIIAVKATALADVAARIAPLLREDTIVVPAMNGVPWWFFAPENVPYAGARLQSLDPGDVVPRAIRLRQVIGCVVHLSGSSPEPGLVRVGPGNHLLLGEPAGGHSDRVSALVELLRRAGFEAKASADIRTDIWYKLWGNMTMNPVSVLTGATCDRILDDPLVRGFCLHAMQEAAAIGDRIGCPIAQSGEDRMEVTRRLGAFKTSMLQDAEAGKSLEIDALVTVVHEIGKLTGVPTPTIDSLLGLVRLCGRTRGLYAG
- a CDS encoding SMP-30/gluconolactonase/LRE family protein gives rise to the protein MKARYSLVVSWIVLVAANGCGGDDPLESEGGGGSSSDVGAGESSGSAGSVGTTTSSGTSAGSAGAGASSATAGSGSGSGGAAAGSGSGGAGAGGAGAGGAGAGGAGAGGAGAGGGDDVSAVCPGGPYAANPLPANGRPQLVRGGFTYVEGPVWVAELGALFFSEINMQSQNTPPLNGPKAKIQKLTPPGTIEVFLENSGTNGLGLHSDGNLIACTHDTRSISVFDLGTKARREVAGSYMGKRFSSPNDVVARSDGNVYFTDPDFQLSAGRPELPTAAYRVSPSGAVSLIGTLETPNGVALSPDESVLYVTEFTPGRIRRYPLSAEGAPGASSDFAANLPKADGMGVDCAGNIYIAWRDGMDVLAPSGARLGSITGMGEVSNVAFGGADRKTLYITAGASLYAMEMNIPGYPN
- a CDS encoding putative metal-binding motif-containing protein; its protein translation is MLTLGACPCCDGFVPPGASACPHCGATATAERVTCAQARHGMASRLLAVASGGMMAVTLMACYGMPPCDGPATDSDGDGYQATCEGYGPEEDCDDGDPDIHPGATDVAGDSIDQDCSGDDTPLGTGGGGGSGTAGGGAP
- a CDS encoding radical SAM/SPASM domain-containing protein; translated protein: MALRRLDVVPGEYFPAYVVWELTLRCDQPCRHCGSRAGAARPSELGTEEALGVVRQLAAMGAREVVLIGGEAYLHDGFLEIIAALKAAGVRPTMTTGGRGITAEIAAQMKEAGLHSVSVSVDGLERAHDLIRKAPGSHRSALSALGHLRGAGLLTAANTNLNRVNQGDLEALYDLLREQGIKAWQVQITAALGRAADRPAMLLQPYDLLDVLPRIAALKRRAFQDGITVMPGNNLGYFGPEEALLRSLREGGRDHFRGCQAGKLVLGIESDGAVKGCPSLQSDAYVGGNLRGRALQEIWDEAPRLAFARARTADDLWGFCRSCAFAEVCMGGCSFTAHALFGRPGNNPYCHFRARTLAAQGKRERLVPAEPAAGRPFDNGLFELVLEDLDGPDPGLDSPERLVQLTRKPRPSS
- a CDS encoding metallophosphoesterase, producing the protein MVRPVTRRAFLHASCCAAGIAAFDGIAIEPSWLDVAEHDVPIPRLPAALQGFRIAHLSDIHLRALGGVHEKAIDAIRRLAPDLVVLTGDSIEGEGSLGALEEFCRRLAAPGREVLATVGNWEHWGHVPLQRLSEVYARAGARLLGNESVLLKRGLSVVATDDFCSGNHDLRAALTNVPSAPARLFLTHAPGIFEALSPGAPRFDLGLAGHTHGGQIRALGTAVWVPPGSGRFRSGMYDTAHGRVYVSRGVGTSVLPVRFTCRPELPVFRLIAG